The proteins below are encoded in one region of Pongo pygmaeus isolate AG05252 chromosome 20, NHGRI_mPonPyg2-v2.0_pri, whole genome shotgun sequence:
- the ZNF432 gene encoding zinc finger protein 432 isoform X2 has protein sequence MGYQVSKPDALSKLEQGEEPWTMEDERHSRICPENNKVDDHLQDHLENQWMLKSVEQYHEHNAFGNTASQTKSLCLFRENHDTFELYIKTLKSNLSLVNQKKSCEIKNSTKFNGDGKSFLHGNYEELYSAAKFSVSTKSNSTKSQVSKHQRTHEIEKNHICSECGKAFVKKSQLTDHERVHTGEKPYGCTLCAKVFSRKSRLNEHQRIHKREKSFICSECGKVFTMKSRLIEHQRTHTGEKPYICNECGKGFPGKRNLIVHQRNHTGEKSYVCSECGKGFTGKSMLIIHQRTHTGEKPYICSECGKGFTTKHYVIIHQRNHTGEKPYICNECGKGFTMKSRMIEHQRTHTGEKPYVCNECGKGFPRKSNLIVHQRNHTVEKSYLCSECGKGFTVKSMLIIHQRTHTGEKPYICSECGKGFPLKSRLIVHQRTHTGEKPYRCSECGKGFIVNSGLMLHQRTHTGEKPYICNECGRGFAFKSNLVVHQRTHTGEKPFMCSECGKGFTMKRYLIVHQQIHTEEKSCICSECGRGFAKETELALHKQVHTGEKPYGCNECGKGFTMKSRLIVHQRTHTGEKPFVCSECRKAFSSKRNLIVHQRTHNGNKP, from the coding sequence AAAACAACAAAGTTGATGATCATCTGCAGGATCACTTGGAAAATCAATGGATGCTGAAGAGTGTGGAACAATACCATGAACATAATGCATTTGGAAATACTGCCTCTCAAACCAAAAGCCTTTGTCTTTTCAGGGAAAATCATGATACAtttgaattatatataaaaactttGAAATCAAATTTAAGTTTAGTCAACCAGAAAAAAAGCTGTGAAATTAAGAACTCTACTAAATTTAATGGAGATGGGAAATCATTTCTTCATGGTAACTATGAAGAACTTTATTCTGCAGCTAAATTCTCTGTAAGTACAAAATCCAATAGCACTAAATCCCAAGTCAGTAAGCATCAGAGAActcatgaaatagaaaaaaaccacatatgcagtgaatgtgggaaagcGTTTGTCAAGAAGTCTCAGCTCACTGATCATGAGAGAGTTCATACAGGAGAAAAACCTTATGGATGTACTTTGTGTGCAAAAGTGTTCTCCAGAAAGTCCAGGCTAAATGAACATCAAAGAATTCATAAAAGAGAGAAATCTTTTATATGCAGTGAATGTGGAAAAGTCTTCACCATGAAGAGCCGTCTGATTGAACATCAGCgaactcatactggagagaaaccctacatatgcaatgaatgtggaaaaggCTTCCCAGGCAAGCGTAATCTCATTGTACATCAGCGAaatcatactggagagaaatccTATGTATGTAGTGAATGTGGAAAAGGCTTCACTGGGAAGAGCATGCTTATCATACATCAGCGAACTCATACAGGAGAGAAGCCCTACATCTGTAGTGAATGTGGGAAAGGCTTCACCACAAAGCACTATGTCATCATCCATCAACGAAatcatacaggagagaaaccatatatatgcaatgaatgtgggaaaggCTTCACCATGAAGAGCCGTATGATCGAACATCAACGAactcatacaggagagaaaccctatgtaTGCAACGAATGTGGAAAAGGCTTTCCCAGGAAGAGTAATCTGATTGTACATCAGAGAAATCATACAGTAGAGAAGTCATATCTATGTAGTGAATGTGGAAAAGGTTTTACTGTGAAAAGCATGCTCATCATACATCAgcgaactcacactggagagaagccctacatatgcagtgaatgtgggaaagGCTTCCCCTTGAAGAGTCGGCTGATTGTACATCAGCgaactcatactggagagaaaccttacaggtgcagtgaatgtgggaaagGTTTCATTGTGAATAGTGGACTGATGTTACATCAGCgaactcatactggagagaaaccgtaCATATGCAATGAATGTGGAAGAGGTTTTGCCTTTAAGAGCAATCTTGTTGTACACCAGCgaactcatactggagagaaaccctttaTGTGCAGTGAATGTGGAAAAGGCTTCACCATGAAACGCTATCTCATTGTACATCAGCAAATTCATACAGAAGAGAAATCTTGTATATGTAGTGAATGTGGAAGAGGCTTTGCCAAGGAAACTGAGCTTGCTTTACATAAGCAagttcatactggagaaaaaccttaTGGATGCAATGAATGTGGTAAAGGCTTCACTATGAAGAGCCGTCTAATTGTTCATCAACGAactcatacaggagagaaacccttTGTATGTAGTGAATGTAGAAAAGCCTTCTCCTCAAAGAGAAATCTCATTGTACATCAGCGAACTCATAATGGAAACAAACCCTAA